In the Chroococcidiopsis sp. SAG 2025 genome, one interval contains:
- a CDS encoding DUF305 domain-containing protein, with protein sequence MKSKSDIKPYLRLLIALSISYVVMAIIMLSRVNVWSNLFFSLNQIYMAGLMVAPMSIIMLTVMGSMYQNKRLNIVLLVVGTALIGLFWLLVRTQAGVGNQQFLRSMIPHHAAAILVCEQASITDQRIEQLCGEIVATQKREIRVMKELMQ encoded by the coding sequence ATGAAATCTAAATCCGACATCAAACCTTATCTCCGCTTACTAATCGCGCTGTCGATCTCCTATGTTGTCATGGCTATCATCATGCTTTCGCGGGTTAATGTGTGGAGCAATCTGTTTTTCAGTCTCAACCAGATATATATGGCAGGACTCATGGTAGCGCCGATGTCGATTATCATGCTCACAGTGATGGGGTCGATGTATCAAAACAAGCGGTTAAATATCGTGCTTCTTGTCGTAGGAACAGCGCTGATAGGGCTATTCTGGTTGCTCGTCCGAACGCAAGCGGGAGTAGGAAACCAGCAGTTCTTGCGTTCGATGATTCCACACCATGCTGCTGCAATTCTCGTGTGCGAGCAGGCTTCAATCACAGACCAACGCATCGAGCAGCTGTGCGGGGAGATTGTCGCAACACAGAAGCGGGAGATCCGAGTGATGAAAGAGCTGATGCAGTAG
- a CDS encoding four-helix bundle copper-binding protein: protein MPHQQYQTSIDAAIHCAYECEHCADECLGSMPECARLCRDCAQICWTIAGFMSRSSRFIPNVVRACIDICEACASECEKHDNPHCQNCARACRQAVEEYRKIAGIAAARA from the coding sequence ATGCCTCATCAACAATATCAAACCAGTATTGACGCTGCAATTCACTGCGCTTACGAGTGCGAACACTGTGCCGACGAGTGTTTGGGTTCCATGCCAGAATGCGCTCGTCTGTGCCGCGACTGCGCTCAAATCTGTTGGACGATCGCAGGTTTTATGAGTCGCAGTTCCCGCTTCATTCCGAATGTCGTTCGTGCCTGTATTGATATCTGCGAAGCCTGCGCCAGTGAATGCGAGAAGCACGACAATCCCCACTGCCAGAACTGTGCCAGAGCTTGCCGTCAAGCAGTAGAAGAATATCGCAAGATTGCAGGCATTGCCGCAGCACGAGCCTAA
- the sppA gene encoding signal peptide peptidase SppA, with protein MRLDRIFALVIIIICLLAALGNWLGGRTPRAETAMTPGGTGSTANVALIEIYGTISDRPTTPFGSVDNSNSNAIIKSIRQARKDGVKAILLHINSPGGTAAASQAIYNELMRVRQESPIQIVASFGDVAASGGYYVASAAHHIVANPATTTGSIGVIIRTQNLSPLLNKVGIETGNIKSGQYKDILSPFRDLSTGEQTILQGIVSESYQQFLNAIVAGRNISLEQLKPLADGRIFTGAQAQQVKLVDSLGNTHDALMKAAELAKISGEPSVRNYSSPGWRDSLGIFLSTSIEQFLPSYREFQMARWQKIPLTLWE; from the coding sequence GTGCGCTTAGATCGAATTTTTGCTTTAGTAATAATTATAATTTGCTTGCTAGCAGCATTGGGCAATTGGTTAGGCGGTCGTACTCCTAGAGCTGAAACTGCCATGACTCCAGGCGGAACAGGTAGTACAGCCAATGTTGCCCTAATAGAAATTTACGGCACAATTAGCGATCGCCCAACGACTCCTTTCGGTAGCGTTGATAATTCTAATTCCAACGCTATTATTAAATCGATTCGGCAAGCTCGTAAGGACGGAGTAAAAGCAATTTTATTGCATATTAATAGTCCTGGTGGTACTGCTGCTGCTTCCCAAGCTATTTACAACGAACTCATGCGAGTTCGCCAAGAAAGTCCAATTCAGATTGTTGCGAGTTTTGGGGATGTTGCCGCTTCGGGAGGATATTACGTCGCTAGTGCAGCTCATCATATTGTGGCTAACCCAGCTACTACGACAGGCTCAATTGGAGTGATTATACGCACTCAAAATTTATCTCCTTTACTCAATAAAGTCGGGATCGAAACAGGTAATATAAAAAGCGGTCAATACAAAGATATTCTCTCGCCATTTCGAGATCTTTCAACGGGGGAACAGACAATTTTACAAGGAATTGTGAGCGAATCCTATCAGCAATTTCTAAATGCCATAGTCGCAGGTCGTAACATCTCGTTAGAACAATTGAAACCACTAGCAGATGGACGAATATTTACAGGCGCTCAAGCACAACAAGTTAAGTTAGTCGATTCCTTGGGAAACACTCATGATGCTTTGATGAAAGCAGCCGAACTAGCAAAAATTTCCGGCGAACCAAGCGTGCGTAACTACTCTTCTCCTGGCTGGCGCGATTCTTTAGGCATCTTTTTATCAACCTCCATAGAACAGTTTCTTCCCAGCTATCGAGAATTTCAAATGGCTCGTTGGCAGAAAATTCCGCTAACTTTGTGGGAATAA
- a CDS encoding YIP1 family protein has product MLNSLYTTFFRPVEMRFSAQVAVAIGLLVVFILALNAAGAAGLGVGGIIGFTLLFLFAGLLGWFWLSAAVNLLAQLLGGQADGRATMSAIATGLYPLIFTAPAIAASRWSQALGDLFSFLISIAVFVTLTIAIHHVHEISWWKSIFCLAIAITVSLFALSGLILWPVMIILGM; this is encoded by the coding sequence ATGTTAAATTCTCTCTACACTACATTTTTTAGACCAGTTGAAATGCGATTTTCAGCTCAAGTTGCGGTCGCAATTGGGCTGCTCGTTGTCTTCATACTGGCACTCAATGCAGCAGGTGCAGCGGGACTAGGTGTGGGTGGAATTATTGGATTTACGTTACTGTTTCTGTTTGCTGGGTTATTGGGGTGGTTCTGGTTATCTGCTGCGGTGAATTTGCTGGCACAGTTACTTGGCGGACAAGCAGATGGACGTGCAACCATGAGTGCGATCGCCACTGGTCTTTATCCCCTGATATTTACTGCTCCGGCGATCGCGGCGAGTCGATGGTCCCAAGCTTTGGGAGATTTGTTTTCTTTTCTCATCAGCATTGCTGTGTTTGTGACGCTGACAATTGCCATCCATCACGTGCATGAAATTAGCTGGTGGAAATCGATTTTCTGTTTGGCGATCGCGATAACTGTTTCCTTGTTTGCCCTATCAGGTTTAATCCTCTGGCCAGTAATGATTATTTTAGGGATGTAG
- a CDS encoding NADH dehydrogenase subunit K — translation MSLQATANTSPETAKPQVINPVEYSQVTQQLSENVILTTVDDLYNWAKMSSLYPLMFGTACCFIEFAALIGSRFDFDRFGVFPRMSPRQADLIITAGTITMKMAPQLVRLYEQMPNPKYVIAMGACTITGGMFSVDSHTAVRGVDKLIPVDVYLPGCPPRPEAIMDAIIKLRKKIANESMQERTPIQQNHRYYSTTHNMKVVKPILTGQYLQSPTRQAPPQELTEAIGMPVPPALQSIAHKEKVNLS, via the coding sequence ATGAGTCTGCAAGCAACAGCTAATACCTCACCAGAGACAGCCAAGCCCCAAGTCATTAATCCAGTTGAATATTCGCAAGTCACGCAGCAGTTATCAGAAAACGTCATCCTCACAACCGTTGACGATCTCTACAACTGGGCGAAGATGTCTAGCTTGTACCCGCTCATGTTTGGGACTGCCTGTTGCTTTATCGAATTTGCCGCTTTAATTGGTTCGAGGTTTGACTTCGACCGCTTCGGGGTGTTTCCCCGCATGAGTCCCCGACAAGCCGATTTAATTATTACCGCAGGTACGATTACGATGAAGATGGCTCCGCAATTAGTGCGGCTTTACGAGCAAATGCCAAATCCCAAGTATGTAATTGCGATGGGTGCTTGCACGATTACTGGCGGTATGTTTAGCGTAGACTCGCATACCGCTGTAAGGGGTGTAGACAAACTGATTCCCGTAGACGTATATCTGCCTGGATGTCCCCCCAGACCAGAAGCAATTATGGATGCTATTATCAAACTGCGGAAGAAGATTGCTAACGAGTCGATGCAAGAGCGGACTCCAATTCAGCAAAACCACCGCTACTACAGCACGACTCACAATATGAAGGTGGTTAAGCCAATCCTGACTGGTCAATATTTGCAGTCGCCCACTCGTCAAGCACCACCGCAGGAATTAACAGAAGCCATCGGTATGCCAGTGCCGCCAGCCCTGCAATCTATAGCTCACAAAGAGAAAGTAAATCTTAGCTGA
- a CDS encoding PRC-barrel domain-containing protein: MALMKLKQLYPQVANRIGGNSIIGFNVYTNRDEKFGSAKDILVDEDTGKFRYLVVNIGFWIFIKEVLLPIEITQVNAIERRVDAEGLTKEQAKNLPQFNDDLKLDRDYEVRVSNAYRLANNNPSIQPAPIAPIDPMVLTYYSNFK, from the coding sequence ATGGCTTTGATGAAACTAAAACAACTTTATCCACAAGTGGCAAATAGAATTGGAGGTAATAGCATTATTGGATTTAATGTATATACCAACAGAGATGAAAAGTTTGGTAGTGCCAAAGATATTTTAGTGGATGAAGACACGGGAAAGTTCCGATATTTAGTCGTCAATATTGGCTTTTGGATTTTTATAAAAGAAGTTTTACTTCCAATAGAAATAACGCAAGTTAATGCAATAGAAAGAAGAGTAGATGCAGAAGGTCTAACGAAAGAGCAAGCCAAGAATTTACCCCAATTCAATGACGATCTGAAGCTCGATCGCGATTATGAAGTTCGCGTCAGCAATGCTTATCGCCTTGCAAATAACAATCCTTCAATTCAACCCGCACCGATCGCACCAATCGATCCAATGGTACTTACATACTACAGCAACTTTAAATAA
- a CDS encoding type 1 glutamine amidotransferase domain-containing protein — translation MAQQLNQKKVAILATDGVEQVELTEPKQALEQAGAQTQVISPKSDSIQGWNHHEKGDRIAVDRTLDRADPNEYDALLLPGGALNPDQLRTNSAAVQFVKSFFAAGKPVAAICHGPWMLVEADVVKGRTLTSWSSLQTDLRNAGATWVDREVVVDRGLVTSRNPQDIPAFNNKMLEEFAEGQHEQQRRSA, via the coding sequence ATGGCACAGCAACTGAACCAAAAAAAAGTTGCTATTCTTGCTACCGACGGCGTTGAACAAGTAGAACTGACCGAACCTAAGCAAGCACTGGAGCAAGCTGGCGCTCAGACTCAGGTGATTTCGCCCAAAAGCGACAGCATCCAAGGTTGGAATCATCACGAAAAGGGCGATCGCATTGCGGTAGATAGAACGCTCGATCGCGCCGATCCCAATGAGTATGATGCACTATTGTTACCTGGTGGTGCTTTGAATCCCGACCAGCTACGCACCAATTCCGCAGCGGTACAGTTTGTCAAATCCTTTTTTGCAGCAGGCAAGCCTGTTGCTGCTATCTGTCACGGTCCCTGGATGTTGGTTGAAGCGGATGTGGTTAAGGGACGTACTCTAACTTCCTGGTCTTCACTGCAAACCGACTTGAGAAACGCTGGTGCAACTTGGGTCGATCGGGAAGTCGTGGTCGATCGGGGATTAGTGACCAGTCGCAATCCTCAAGACATTCCGGCATTCAACAATAAGATGCTTGAGGAATTTGCTGAGGGGCAGCACGAACAACAGCGCCGTTCTGCATAA
- a CDS encoding NAD(P)/FAD-dependent oxidoreductase, whose protein sequence is MLGTDIIIIGAGIAGLAAGCYAQMNGYRTQIFELHDQPGGLCTAWERKGYVFDGCLYYLFGSGSGQPFHQMWEELGVVQGRQFVHQDEFMRIVAPSGKTLIVYSDPDRLEQEMKRLSPADSEAIEDLCAGIRAFTHFDLSWLRQKPKALMGAADWVRLGLKLLPFVGALARWGRISAQEFAQEFQDPFLRRAIPQMFAWTDIPVMVGMSLLAYAHNKNAGFPLGGSLDFARAIERRYLELGGEIHYCSQVERILVKNDRAIGVRLYDNEEYHARRIISACDGRGTIFDLLGGRYVDRQLKKLYNDRLPTYSQLQVSLGINRDLSNTPHWVAYLLDRPVTIAGEERYKIDLRHYCFDPSLAPAGKSVAIVALSTPYDYWQRIYGRSIYNAEQIQESGILIDWLDRVYPGIKADIEYVDVATPLSYERYTGNWQGSNCGWLLTKQTLGLAIAGIRKTLPGLDNFYAIGQWVEPGGSVPVVAMSGRNIMQQICHEDAKEFVATKPG, encoded by the coding sequence ATGTTGGGGACTGATATTATCATCATTGGGGCGGGGATTGCCGGATTAGCAGCGGGCTGCTACGCCCAGATGAACGGCTATCGCACCCAAATTTTCGAGCTGCACGACCAGCCTGGTGGTCTGTGTACGGCTTGGGAGCGCAAAGGATATGTCTTCGATGGTTGCCTTTATTACTTGTTTGGCTCTGGTTCTGGTCAGCCATTCCATCAGATGTGGGAGGAACTGGGAGTAGTTCAGGGTCGGCAATTCGTCCATCAGGATGAGTTCATGCGGATCGTCGCACCAAGCGGCAAAACGCTAATCGTTTACAGCGATCCCGATCGCCTCGAACAGGAGATGAAGAGACTCTCGCCTGCCGACAGCGAAGCGATCGAGGACTTGTGTGCGGGGATTCGGGCTTTTACCCACTTCGATCTGTCATGGCTGCGGCAGAAGCCCAAAGCCTTGATGGGAGCCGCGGACTGGGTTCGGCTCGGTCTGAAGCTGCTGCCGTTTGTCGGAGCGTTGGCGAGATGGGGAAGGATTTCCGCCCAGGAATTCGCCCAGGAATTCCAAGACCCTTTCCTACGTCGCGCTATCCCGCAAATGTTTGCCTGGACGGATATCCCCGTGATGGTCGGCATGTCACTGCTAGCATACGCGCACAACAAGAATGCTGGGTTCCCGCTCGGCGGATCGCTCGATTTTGCCCGTGCGATCGAGAGGCGCTATCTTGAATTGGGCGGTGAAATTCATTACTGTTCCCAGGTAGAACGCATTCTAGTGAAAAACGATCGCGCTATCGGAGTGCGGTTGTACGACAACGAGGAATATCATGCTCGCCGCATCATCTCAGCCTGTGATGGACGCGGGACGATTTTCGATCTGCTGGGTGGTCGATATGTCGATCGCCAGTTAAAAAAGCTCTACAACGATCGCCTGCCTACCTACTCACAACTCCAGGTATCGCTCGGCATCAACCGCGACCTGTCAAACACTCCTCATTGGGTCGCATACCTGCTCGATCGCCCAGTCACCATTGCTGGTGAGGAACGCTACAAGATCGATCTCAGGCACTACTGCTTTGACCCCTCGCTAGCTCCAGCAGGTAAGTCAGTGGCGATCGTCGCGCTGAGTACACCCTACGATTACTGGCAGCGCATCTACGGACGGTCGATTTACAACGCCGAGCAAATTCAAGAATCAGGTATTCTGATCGATTGGCTGGATCGGGTTTATCCTGGTATCAAAGCCGATATCGAGTATGTGGATGTTGCTACACCACTCAGTTACGAACGCTACACGGGCAACTGGCAGGGTTCAAACTGTGGCTGGCTACTGACCAAGCAAACGCTTGGGTTGGCGATCGCTGGCATCCGCAAAACGCTACCAGGTCTAGATAATTTTTACGCGATCGGACAGTGGGTTGAGCCTGGTGGCAGCGTCCCCGTAGTCGCCATGTCGGGTCGCAACATTATGCAGCAGATTTGCCATGAGGACGCGAAGGAGTTCGTCGCCACAAAGCCTGGATAA
- the tnpA gene encoding IS200/IS605 family transposase, protein MYRRERHSVTDLKIHLVCIAKYREEVFSLQELKLIEEVFHHVAKQMDFQILEINGEDEHVHALIEYPPKLSVSKIVNALKGVSSRRYGQAGFKKPYGKTALWSPSYFAVSVGGAPIETLIEYIKKQSRPRRTGLVSH, encoded by the coding sequence ATGTATAGAAGAGAAAGACACAGCGTTACAGACCTCAAGATTCATTTAGTCTGCATTGCCAAATATCGTGAAGAAGTATTCTCCTTGCAGGAGTTAAAACTAATTGAAGAAGTGTTTCACCATGTAGCAAAACAAATGGATTTTCAGATATTAGAAATCAATGGAGAAGACGAACACGTACACGCATTGATTGAATATCCGCCAAAGCTTTCGGTATCCAAAATAGTGAATGCCCTTAAAGGTGTGTCGAGTCGTCGGTATGGGCAGGCTGGATTCAAGAAACCATACGGCAAGACTGCGCTATGGAGTCCTAGCTATTTTGCGGTTTCGGTAGGAGGCGCACCGATAGAAACTCTAATCGAGTACATTAAAAAACAAAGCCGTCCTAGAAGGACGGGGCTTGTATCCCATTAA
- a CDS encoding RNA-guided endonuclease TnpB family protein, protein MKARYQYRIYPTDQQRQDLAKLFGCVRVVWNDALFLCRNSEKLPSNGDLQKICITQAKKTEKREWLSEVSNIPLQQSIADLGVAYKNFFESLNGNRIGIKVKPPRFKKKDNRQSARFRKGGFSMRDCGWNYSTRNSLVKGEKVYLAKIGDVYPIWSRELPFEPSSVTVIKDCAGRYFLSFAVEVEPINTVAKNQSIDIDLGIKTFAAMSNGEKAQSPNYSRIDRKIRQLQRQLARQQKGSKRRIVTRSKIARLHNQIADTRKEFLHKLSSRVVLENQIIVLEDLNVSGMVKNRRLARTISLQGWREFRTLCEAKSDKFGRTFQVISRWEPTSQICSDCGYRWGKIDLCVRSILCLNCNTEPDRDENASRNLEKGASAVLALCVEEQLAVGIGHCHDSKRTGRDCKTVSAASFSEPSRITAALASVSMSIILHWQRESERILPASH, encoded by the coding sequence ATGAAAGCACGATATCAGTACAGAATCTACCCAACAGACCAACAGCGCCAAGACTTGGCGAAACTATTCGGCTGCGTTCGCGTTGTGTGGAATGATGCGCTCTTCTTGTGCAGGAATTCTGAAAAACTACCAAGTAACGGAGATTTGCAGAAAATATGTATTACCCAAGCTAAGAAAACTGAAAAGCGAGAATGGTTGAGTGAAGTTTCTAATATCCCACTTCAACAATCAATCGCCGACTTAGGGGTTGCTTATAAGAACTTTTTTGAATCACTCAATGGAAATAGAATTGGGATTAAAGTTAAACCACCAAGGTTCAAGAAAAAGGATAATCGTCAATCTGCGCGATTCAGGAAAGGTGGTTTTAGTATGAGAGATTGCGGGTGGAATTATTCCACCCGCAACTCTCTCGTCAAGGGAGAGAAAGTCTATTTAGCTAAAATCGGAGATGTTTATCCTATTTGGTCAAGAGAATTGCCGTTTGAACCTAGTTCTGTAACGGTAATCAAAGACTGTGCAGGTCGATATTTTCTGAGTTTTGCTGTAGAGGTTGAACCTATTAATACTGTTGCCAAGAACCAAAGCATCGATATCGATTTGGGTATCAAGACTTTTGCTGCGATGAGTAATGGAGAAAAGGCACAAAGCCCTAACTACTCTAGAATAGACCGCAAAATTCGTCAACTACAAAGACAGCTAGCACGTCAACAGAAGGGTTCTAAGCGTAGAATTGTAACCCGCTCGAAAATCGCCAGACTGCATAACCAAATTGCTGATACCCGTAAGGAGTTTCTGCACAAACTCTCTTCTAGAGTAGTTCTAGAAAATCAAATTATTGTGCTAGAAGACTTGAACGTATCAGGAATGGTTAAAAACCGACGATTGGCGCGAACGATTAGCTTGCAGGGTTGGCGAGAGTTTAGGACTTTATGCGAAGCGAAATCAGATAAGTTTGGTAGGACATTTCAAGTTATCTCAAGATGGGAACCGACAAGTCAAATCTGCTCGGATTGTGGGTATAGATGGGGCAAAATCGACCTCTGTGTTCGCTCAATACTTTGCTTGAATTGCAATACCGAGCCAGATAGAGACGAAAACGCTTCCAGAAATCTAGAAAAAGGAGCCAGTGCGGTCTTGGCGCTTTGCGTCGAGGAGCAACTGGCGGTCGGGATAGGGCATTGCCACGACTCTAAACGGACGGGGAGAGACTGTAAGACTGTTTCGGCAGCGAGTTTCAGTGAGCCGTCAAGAATCACTGCGGCTTTAGCAAGCGTGAGTATGTCAATAATCCTGCATTGGCAAAGGGAATCCGAGCGTATTCTGCCTGCAAGCCATTAA
- a CDS encoding DUF3267 domain-containing protein: MTMTTTGDRPIHVFRLTPALALRWSSLSIILFVVTAAAISTFYQVIHGYKRSWIFDAAVYSQQAWQIMLFLVYFVAIPLGTFLIHKLIHGLAFIAFGGKPRSGVGIEYFLPYAYTTAPRRRFSRNAFLVISLTPLFVIDAIAILLLAVLPQAPWLGWVAILNTAGASGDLWIATLLLRCPRSITVEDRKTGVAIYAPLDLNACSLPFRQPSGRVKSAFRNWVDLTVLMLGLIIFVSFLLPVLFDILNVPSFLVGTDDLWLLNWENNAKGFAISFNLWLWIGIATILSLVAVLFKSVRDR; this comes from the coding sequence ATGACTATGACTACAACAGGCGATCGCCCAATTCATGTTTTTCGCCTCACTCCCGCACTAGCCCTGCGCTGGAGTAGTTTGAGTATTATTTTGTTTGTCGTCACGGCAGCAGCTATTAGTACTTTTTACCAAGTTATTCATGGATATAAGCGATCGTGGATTTTCGATGCCGCAGTCTATTCTCAACAAGCATGGCAAATTATGTTATTTTTAGTTTATTTTGTCGCAATTCCTCTCGGTACATTTCTAATCCACAAACTTATACACGGTTTGGCTTTCATTGCCTTTGGTGGTAAACCACGATCTGGAGTAGGAATCGAATATTTCCTTCCCTACGCTTACACGACTGCACCGAGAAGGCGTTTTTCTCGCAATGCTTTTTTAGTCATTTCGCTGACCCCTTTATTTGTCATTGACGCGATCGCTATACTTTTACTAGCCGTTTTGCCTCAAGCACCTTGGTTAGGCTGGGTAGCTATTCTCAATACTGCTGGCGCGAGTGGCGATCTCTGGATCGCAACGCTACTACTGCGCTGTCCGCGATCGATTACAGTGGAAGACCGTAAAACAGGAGTAGCGATTTACGCGCCTCTCGATCTCAATGCTTGTTCCCTGCCTTTTCGACAACCAAGCGGCAGGGTTAAGTCTGCATTCCGAAATTGGGTAGATCTGACCGTTTTAATGCTGGGATTAATAATTTTCGTCAGTTTTCTCCTGCCTGTATTGTTCGATATTTTGAACGTGCCTTCATTTCTAGTTGGCACTGACGATCTATGGCTTTTAAATTGGGAGAATAACGCTAAAGGATTTGCGATCTCGTTTAATCTCTGGTTGTGGATAGGGATCGCTACCATACTGAGTTTAGTCGCAGTGTTGTTTAAATCGGTGCGCGATCGCTAA
- a CDS encoding ATP-binding protein has product MLSSIRQLKGYGVAVIAVAVAFLLTQLIWWLIQPHLYPLFLAAVMVSSWYGSMKPGLFAITLSAVLCAYFFVPPFYSLAVERDGLDGLLQFVLVALLITYLNTRLRSTQEIAERNAREAQQNYEYLRQSQESLRRSEERYRILVEGATEYAIFMLDPNGIFVSWNVGSQRILGYQETEIIGQPFERIFTAEAIQQGLPARVLQMAIAEGFSRENRWHIRKDGTYIWTHCIVTVLRDESGNLRGFAKIMQDITQRKLAEEEREELLLREQAARAEAEAANRAKDDFLAVVSHELRTPMTAIVGWAGMLQTGMLDEGRATLAMETIERNATLQMQLIEDLLDISRIVRGDISLNFGWIDLARVITAAIEVVQPTANEKEIDLEFVRESVGAQSFAPVLGNRESGDSDRSFLVWGDSERLQQVVWNLLSNAIKFTPEGGRVEVRLTQGIGEQRRLEATPDSPLPTSDFPNYARIQVSDTGIGISPEFLPYVFDRFRQADSTSARSNKGLGLGLAIARHLVELHGGTIRVDSPGREQGTTFTIELPILERASGAGKQEQKIF; this is encoded by the coding sequence ATGCTCAGTTCGATCCGTCAGCTTAAGGGCTACGGCGTTGCTGTTATCGCCGTTGCCGTTGCTTTTCTGTTAACACAACTGATCTGGTGGCTGATCCAGCCCCATCTTTATCCACTATTTTTAGCTGCGGTGATGGTGAGTTCCTGGTATGGCAGTATGAAACCAGGATTGTTTGCCATTACATTGTCTGCTGTATTATGTGCCTACTTCTTTGTTCCCCCATTTTATTCGCTGGCAGTCGAGCGAGACGGTCTTGATGGGCTACTCCAGTTTGTGTTAGTAGCGTTACTGATTACCTACCTCAACACAAGACTGCGCTCTACCCAAGAAATAGCCGAACGCAACGCGCGAGAAGCCCAACAAAATTACGAGTACCTACGCCAAAGCCAAGAAAGTCTGCGTCGCAGTGAAGAACGCTACCGCATTTTAGTCGAGGGAGCCACGGAATATGCCATCTTCATGCTAGACCCAAACGGAATCTTTGTTAGTTGGAATGTCGGCTCACAGAGAATTCTCGGCTATCAAGAGACAGAAATTATCGGTCAACCTTTTGAACGGATTTTTACAGCAGAAGCAATACAGCAAGGCTTACCCGCACGAGTGCTGCAAATGGCGATCGCTGAAGGTTTTTCCAGAGAGAATCGCTGGCACATCCGCAAAGATGGTACGTACATTTGGACTCATTGTATCGTTACCGTCTTGCGAGATGAGAGTGGAAATCTGCGCGGCTTTGCCAAAATTATGCAAGACATCACCCAGCGCAAGCTAGCTGAAGAAGAACGAGAGGAATTGCTACTACGCGAACAAGCTGCCCGTGCCGAAGCAGAGGCAGCCAACCGTGCCAAGGATGATTTCTTGGCTGTGGTTTCTCACGAATTACGCACCCCAATGACAGCGATTGTCGGTTGGGCTGGGATGTTGCAAACGGGAATGCTAGATGAAGGGCGAGCAACTCTAGCAATGGAGACAATCGAGCGCAATGCCACCTTGCAAATGCAACTAATTGAAGATTTGCTCGACATTTCCCGCATTGTTAGAGGAGATATTTCGCTCAATTTTGGCTGGATCGATCTCGCTAGAGTCATCACCGCAGCAATTGAAGTCGTGCAACCAACTGCTAATGAGAAAGAGATCGATTTAGAATTTGTGCGGGAGTCGGTAGGGGCGCAAAGCTTTGCGCCCGTACTAGGAAATCGGGAGTCGGGAGATAGCGATCGCTCGTTTCTTGTTTGGGGTGACTCAGAACGCTTGCAGCAAGTCGTGTGGAATCTACTTTCTAATGCAATTAAATTTACTCCCGAAGGCGGAAGAGTTGAGGTGCGGCTGACTCAAGGGATCGGGGAGCAGAGGAGATTAGAAGCAACTCCCGACTCCCCACTCCCGACGAGCGACTTCCCAAATTATGCTCGAATCCAAGTCAGCGATACAGGTATAGGTATCAGTCCTGAATTTCTCCCCTACGTTTTCGATCGCTTCCGTCAGGCAGACAGCACGAGTGCTAGATCGAATAAAGGGCTGGGTTTGGGTTTGGCGATCGCCCGCCACCTAGTGGAACTGCACGGTGGCACAATTCGCGTCGATAGTCCAGGCAGAGAACAAGGTACTACGTTTACAATCGAACTCCCCATTCTGGAAAGAGCATCTGGAGCGGGGAAGCAGGAGCAGAAAATCTTCTAG
- a CDS encoding response regulator produces MEESGAEVIAVGSVEEALEVIEQQRPDVLVSDIGMPGEDGYALIRKIRELEPQLGGTIPAVALTGYAREEDYTKALAEGFQLHVAKPIRAAELVAVVTGLAKMAGKL; encoded by the coding sequence CTGGAAGAGTCAGGCGCAGAAGTTATTGCCGTTGGCTCGGTGGAGGAGGCGCTAGAGGTAATAGAACAACAAAGACCAGATGTACTAGTCAGCGATATTGGAATGCCAGGGGAGGACGGCTACGCGCTGATCCGTAAAATCAGAGAACTAGAACCCCAACTAGGCGGCACTATTCCCGCCGTTGCATTGACAGGATATGCCAGGGAAGAAGATTACACTAAAGCTCTAGCAGAAGGATTTCAGCTCCACGTCGCTAAACCAATTAGAGCAGCTGAATTAGTGGCTGTAGTTACGGGGTTAGCTAAAATGGCTGGAAAACTTTAA